One window of Branchiostoma lanceolatum isolate klBraLanc5 chromosome 6, klBraLanc5.hap2, whole genome shotgun sequence genomic DNA carries:
- the LOC136437598 gene encoding NXPE family member 4-like, giving the protein METRVLTVTSLGTWRTSNQSINLDWVTDPKYTSVKIINSKLTYYVGDTLFLEVIARDGNKRRKVYGGDYLRAVLRDKDQKASTTGRVRDHGNGRYTVSFLLSFPGRVTPDVQLIHPSEAVQLLRELREIPNKRRWSCVFEGKQGQDVTKTCTHLANQSLSLSSQCDFSVLNTSRTWFCEKPEVTACNEITKCRSTRDIVDSLVTADEERQLFDRYLT; this is encoded by the exons ATGGAAACAAGG GTCCtcactgtgacgtcactagGAACATGGCGCACTTCGAATCAGAGCATTAACCTTGACTGGGTTACTGATCCGAAGTATACCTCTGTCAAAATCATCAACTCAAAACTCACGTATTACGTTGGGGACACTCTTTTCCTTGAGGTCATAGCAAGGGATGGCAACAAACGACGCAAGGTTTATGGTGGTGACTACCTCAGAGCAGTTTTACGCGACAAGGATCAAAAGGCCAGTACAACGGGTAGGGTGCGGGACCACGGGAATGGTCGGTACACCGTCAGTTTTCTTCTCAGTTTCCCGGGGAGGGTGACGCCTGATGTTCAACTCATCCACCCTAGCGAAGCGGTACAGCTTCTGAGGGAACTCAGAGAGATTCCAAACAAGCGGAGATGGTCCTGTGTCTTCGAAGGGAAACAAGGTCAAGACGTCACAAAGACGTGTACGCATCTTGCAAACCAATCTCTCTCGTTATCAAGTCAGTGCGACTTCTCGGTGTTGAACACGAGCCGAACTTGGTTCTGCGAAAAACCGGAGGTGACAGCCTGTAACGAAATTACAAAGTGCAGATCCACTCGGGATATTGTGGATAGCCTAGTGACTGCTGATGAAGAGCGACAACTTTTCGACAGGTATTTAACATAA